One stretch of Ipomoea triloba cultivar NCNSP0323 chromosome 8, ASM357664v1 DNA includes these proteins:
- the LOC116026823 gene encoding probable protein phosphatase 2C 12 has translation MSSRGEHQSVPLSVLLQRDLASEKIENPEILHGQGSQSKKGEDFTFLKTGCQRVQGEGFATFSVFGLFDGHNGSAAAIYSKENLLNNILSVIPTELNRDEWVAALPRALVAGFVKTDKDFQEKAHTSGTTVTLAIIEGWVVTVASVGDSRCILESAEGEIYYLSADHRLECNVEERERITASGGEVGRLNTGGGNEIGPLRCWPGGLCLSRSIGDMDVGEFIVPVPYVKQVKLSSAGGRLIVASDGVWDALSAETAFECCRGMPPDAAASQIVREAVQPKGLRDDTTCIVIDILPPEKANPPQPQHKKTGKRVFKAIFRKKNNESSSRNGKEYCEPNVVEEIFEEGSASLAERLDAGYPICNAFKLFMCAVCQVEIKPGEGISVHAESVDSRKSSRPWDGPFLCTSCQQKRRAMEGKKPSADARP, from the exons ATGTCGTCAAGAGGCGAGCATCAGTCGGTCCCATTGTCTGTGTTGTTGCAGCGTGATTTGGCCTCTGAGAAGATTGAAAATCCCGAGATTCTCCATGGTCAAGGCAGCCAGAGCAAGAAAGGCGAGGACTTTACGTTCCTCAAAACCGGATGCCAACGGGTTCAGGGAGAGGGATTTGCCACCTTTTCTGTTTTCGGG CTATTTGATGGGCATAATGGGTCTGCTGCCGCTATATATTCTAAAGAAAATCTCTTGAATAACATTTTGAGTGTCATCCCGACAGAACTCAACCGAGATGAATGGGTTGCAGCGCTGCCTAGGGCCTTGGTTGCCGGATTTGTGAAAACCGATAAAGACTTCCAAGAAAAAG CTCACACTTCAGGAACAACTGTCACACTTGCTATAATTGAAGGATGGGTTGTAACAGTTGCATCAGTTGGCGATTCTCGATGCATTCTTGAATCTGCTGAAGGGGAGATATATTATCTGTCAGCGGATCATAGACTTGAATGCAATGTAGAGGA AAGGGAACGCATTACAGCTAGCGGTGGAGAGGTTGGCCGGCTTAATACTGGTGGCGGAAATGAG ATTGGTCCTTTGAGGTGCTGGCCTGGCGGTTTATGCCTCTCAAGATCCATCGGTGACATGGATGTCGGTGAATTCATAGTTCCCGTGCCATATGTAAAGCAAGTCAAG CTTTCTTCAGCGGGGGGTAGGCTTATTGTTGCAAGTGATGGTGTTTGGGATGCTTTATCCGCGGAAACAGCTTTTGAGTGTTGTCGTGGGATGCCGCCGGATGCAGCGGCTTCACAAATTGTTCGA GAAGCTGTGCAGCCAAAAGGGCTTCGAGATGACACAACTTGCATTGTGATTGATATACTACCCCCAGAGAAGGCGAACCCTCCACAACCACAACACAAAAAGACGGGAAAAAGGGTGTTTAAGGCAATTTTCCGCAAAAAGAATAACGAATCATCTTCGAGAAATGGGAAAGAGTATTGTGAACCAAATGTCGTCGAGGAGATATTCGAGGAAGGATCGGCTTCACTTGCAGAAAG GTTGGACGCAGGGTACCCAATCTGTAATGCGTTTAAGTTGTTCATGTGCGCTGTCTGTCAAGTAGAGATAAAACCCGGAGAAGGCATTTCAGTACACGCTGAGTCAGTGGATTCAAGAAAATCGTCGCGCCCTTGGGATGGCCCTTTCCTCTGCACCAGCTGCCAACAGAAGCGACGAGCTATGGAAGGCAAGAAACCTTCTGCCG ATGCCAGACCGTAG
- the LOC116027990 gene encoding patatin-like protein 2, giving the protein MERKPSQIQAPTYGNLVTILSIDGGGIRGVIPSIILDYLESQFQELDGADARLADYFDVMSGTSTGGLVTAMLTAPGESERPLYAARDIKPFYLNHGPNIFPQKRRWFCDIWQLIRCVFRPKYDGKYLHSLVKEELKDIRLKDTLTNVVIPTFDIMCLQPVIFSTYESKRCPKMDVYLSDVCIGTSAAPTYLPAHYFKIEDPKQGTNHPPREYNIIDGGVAANNPTLVAISQVTKQIFDNNPDFFPIKPMDFSRFLVISIGTGAAGNEYKYNSKKAAKWGVLSWLLYKSSTPLIEVFIEASSDMVDLHNSVVFQALGDCDNCYLRIQDDELTGTQSSVDVATKENLEKLVEIGERLLKKPVSRVNLETGVSEPIPHSGTNEDALKRFAKLLSNERRLRESRSPITSCRGSGKVTHPIN; this is encoded by the exons ATGGAGAGAAAACCCTCACAGATTCAAGCTCCCACCTATGGAAATCTAGTCACTATTCTTAGCATAGACGGCGGTGGCATTCGGGGAGTTATTCCTTCCATTATCCTAGATTACCTCGAATCTCAATTTCAG GAGCTGGATGGAGCAGATGCAAGACTGGCAGACTACTTCGACGTGATGTCCGGGACAAGCACCGGCGGGCTTGTGACGGCGATGTTAACGGCTCCCGGCGAGAGTGAGCGCCCCCTTTATGCAGCTAGAGATATAAAGCCTTTCTACCTGAACCACGGTCCCAATATTTTCCCACAAAAACG AAGATGGTTTTGTGATATATGGCAGTTGATTAGATGCGTGTTTCGCCCCAAATACGACGGCAAGTACCTGCATAGTCTGGTGAAGGAGGAGCTGAAAGACATTCGGCTAAAAGACACTCTCACTAACGTTGTTATTCCCACTTTTGACATCATGTGTTTGCAGCCGGTCATCTTCTCCACTTACGAG TCTAAGAGATGCCCAAAAATGGATGTTTATTTGTCAGACGTTTGCATTGGCACTTCAGCTGCTCCCACATACCTTCCTGCtcattatttcaagattgaagaTCCCAAACAAGGAACTAATCATCCTCCCAGAGAATACAATATTATCGACGGCGGCGTTGCCGCAAATAATCCG ACATTGGTAGCCATAAGCCAAGTGACCAAACAGATTTTCGACAACAACCCAGATTTCTTCCCCATCAAGCCCATGGATTTCAGCCGTTTTCTTGTGATATCTATTGGGACAGGAGCTGCTGGAAATGAGTACAAGTATAATTCTAAGAAAGCGGCGAAATGGGGTGTTCTGAGCTGGTTGCTTTACAAAAGCTCAACGCCATTGATCGAAGTTTTCATAGAGGCCAGTTCGGATATGGTGGATCTGCATAACTCCGTCGTCTTCCAGGCTCTCGGGGACTGCGATAATTGTTATCTAAGAATTCAA GATGACGAATTAACTGGAACACAATCTTCTGTGGATGTAGCCACTAAGGAAAATTTGGAAAAGCTAGTGGAAATTGGGGAGAGGCTGCTGAAGAAGCCAGTTTCCAGGGTAAATTTGGAGACTGGTGTCAGTGAACCAATTCCACATTCTGGCACAAATGAAGATGCTCTCAAAAG GTTCGCAAAGCTTCTATCGAATGAAAGGAGACTTAGAGAATCGAGGTCGCCGATTACTAGTTGTAGAGGCTCGGGCAAAGTAACGCATCCAATCAATTGA
- the LOC116027994 gene encoding 26S proteasome non-ATPase regulatory subunit 14 homolog, with translation MSGMERLQRMFAGAGGALGHPPPDSPTLDSSEQVYISSLALLKMLKHGRAGVPMEVMGLMLGEFVDEYTVRVVDVFAMPQSGTGVSVEAVDHVFQTNMLDMLKQTGRPEMVVGWYHSHPGFGCWLSGVDINTQQSFEALNQRAVAVVVDPIQSVKGKVVIDAFRLINPQTMMLGQEPRQTTSNLGHLNKPSIQALIHGLNRHYYSIAINYRKNELEEKMLLNLHKKKWTDGLTLQRFDAHSKTNEETVQEMLNLAIKYNKAVQEEDELPPEKLAIANVGRQDAKKHLEEHVSNLMSSNIVQTLGTMLDTVVF, from the exons ATGTCGGGAATGGAAAGGCTGCAGCGTATGTTCGCCGGAGCCGGCGGTGCGTTAGGTCACCCGCCGCCGGATTCTCCTACTCTCGATTCATCGGAGCAAGTCTACATCTCTTCTCTCGCGCTCCTCAAGATGCTCAAACACG GGAGAGCCGGGGTTCCGATGGAAGTCATGGGATTGATGTTGGGGGAATTTGTGGATGAGTACACGGTCCGCGTGGTCGATGTGTTCGCTATGCCACAGAGCGGGACCGGAGTGAGTGTTGAAGCGGTTGATCATGTCTTCCAGACCAATATGCTTGACATGCTCAAGCAAACTGGCAG ACCAGAGATGGTTGTTGGTTGGTATCATTCACATCCTGGTTTTGGCTGTTGGCTTTCGGGTGTGGACATCAATACTCAGCAG AGTTTTGAAGCGCTTAACCAAAGAGCGGTTGCGGTGGTGGTGGATCCCATCCAAAGTGTTAAAGGAAAGGTGGTGATTGATGCCTTTCGTTTGATCAACCCCCAAACTATGATGCTTGGCCAAGAGCCACGGCAGACAACATCTAACTTGGGACATCTAAACAAACCATCCATTCAG GCATTGATCCATGGTCTGAACAGGCACTATTACTCCATAGCAATCAATTATAGAAAGAATGAACTTGAAGAGAAGATGCTACTGAATCTTCACAAGAAGAAATGGACGGATGGATTGACACTCCAGCGATTTGATGCCCACTCCAAAACCAATGAGGAGACAGTCCAG GAAATGCTAAATCTTgctatcaaatataataaagcaGTCCAGGAAGAGGATGAGTTGCCACCAGAGAAGCTGGCCATTGCAAATGTGGGAAGGCAAGACGCCAAGAAGCATCTCGAAGAACACGTGTCAAATTTGATGTCATCAAACATTGTTCAGACACTGGGAACCATGCTGGACACAGTTGTCTTCTAG
- the LOC116026622 gene encoding succinate dehydrogenase subunit 5, mitochondrial, giving the protein MEKMMLMRSLCRCFHRRSSVFSSYPAALAATATVNHQAFRHLHISPPSFVASPKSVNPECLHPFSLGLGSVRSFSEDVAHMPDVKDEEIRCAFKDLMAASWDEIPEAVIDETKKALSKSTDDKAGQEALANVFRAAEAIEEFIGILTNLKMAIDDSIGLSGENVKPMPKHMANALDTIFQRYNTYLNSFGPEEGYLKKKVETELGSRMIFLKMRCSGLNSDWGKVTVLGTSGLAGSYVEQRA; this is encoded by the exons ATGGAGAAGATGATGCTAATGAGATCGCTATGCCGATGCTTTCACCGCAGATCTTCCGTTTTCTCCAGTTATCCGGCCGCCCTCGCCGCCACGGCCACAGTCAACCACCAAGCCTTCCGCCACCTTCATATCTCCCCCCCTTCTTTTGTGGCTTCTCCAAAATCTGTTAATCCAG AATGCCTTCATCCATTTTCATTGGGATTGGGAAGTGTACGTTCTTTCAGTGAGGATGTGGCCCACATGCCCGATGTAAAAGATGAAGAAATCAGGTGTGCATTTAAAGACTTGATGGCTGCAAGCTGGGACGAGATTCCAGAAGCTGTTATCGATGAAACGAAGAAGGCATTATCCAAAAGTACTGATGACAAGGCTGGCCAGGAGGCCTTGGCTAATGTTTTCCGCGCAGCAGAAGCCATTGAGGAATTCATTGGGATTCTCACAAACTTGAAAATGGCAATTGATGATTCTATTGGGTTAAGTGGCGAG AATGTGAAGCCTATGCCGAAACATATGGCTAATGCACTGGATACAATCTTCCAACGCTATAATACATATTTGAATTCCTTTGGGCCCGAGGAGGGATATTTGAAGAAGAAAGTTGAGACCGAACTGGGAAGTAGGATGATATTCTTGAAGATGAGGTGCAGTGGCCTAAATTCTGACTGGGGAAAG GTTACGGTTCTTGGAACATCTGGACTTGCTGGTTCTTACGTTGAGCAAAGAGCGTAA
- the LOC116026757 gene encoding uncharacterized protein LOC116026757 yields MAGGAEWIGGGGGGGYIVRGKWCSYKRTTIILCSINILVALYVLHSLYTSLYMYPYNDSQTAFRYTPDQIRQMEESIRIRKESEPTELIKLVNQIKEEFLMEQKRVEVSEPMKLKIADEVIATLKGLDGSANATVKREAVENWRKETLKEAKKVMHGKTSNYSITPVEAGVLARALETDWFHLSDEIGLWIPVEVIHEEHDDKPEGAEFEIETVSGKPLPPECHAELHTDYDGAAVRWGLTHHKESAYDCCMACLDQAKQAKPGQKKCNVWVYCPSEAGCYSPDKYEHKNHECWLKYSEKPRLNFKDQYSESYRNAHPNAPLIVPWMSGVVTVS; encoded by the exons ATGGCCGGAGGAGCAGAGTGGATtggtggtggaggaggaggagggtaTATTGTGAGAGGGAAATGGTGTTCATACAAGAGGACCACAATTATTCTGTGCTCAATCAACATTCTTGTTGCTCTCTATGTGCTTCACTCTCTCTATACTTCACTCTACATGTACCCCTATAATGATTCCCAGACTG CTTTTAGGTATACCCCAGATCAGATAAGGCAAATGGAAGAGTCTATTCGAATAAGAAAAGAATCTGAACCTACAGAGCTTATTAAGTTG GTAAACCAAATAAAGGAGGAATTTTTGATGGAGCAAAAGCGTGTTGAAGTATCAGAGCCTATGAAACTGAAGATAGCAGATGAGGTAATAGCAACTTTGAAAGGCTTGGATGGCAGCGCAAATGCAACTGTGAAGCGAG AGGCGGTTGAAAACTGGCGGAAGGAAACATTAAAAGAAGCGAAGAAAGTTATGCATGGGAAGACCTCAAATTACAGTATCACACCAGTGGAAGCCG GTGTACTTGCGAGAGCTTTGGAGACTGATTGGTTTCATCTATCCGATGAAATTGGCCTTTGGATACCTGTTGAGGTCATTCACGAGGAACATGATGACAAACCCGAGGGAGCGGAATTTG AAATTGAAACGGTATCAGGCAAACCGCTCCCTCCCGAATGTCACGCTGAACTTCATACGGATTACGATGGTGCTGCTGTGAGATGGGGCCTTACCCACCATAAAGAATCTGCATACGACTGTTGTATGGCATGTTTGGATCAAGCCAAGCAAGCTAAACCAGGTCAGAAGAAATGCAACGTATGGGTTTACTGCCCATCCGAGGCTGGATGCTACTCCCCAGATAAATACGAACATAAAAACCACGAATGCTGGCTGAAATAT TCCGAGAAGCCCAGATTGAATTTTAAGGACCAGTATTCTGAATCATATAGAAACGCCCACCCAAACGCGCCATTAATCGTTCCATGGATGTCTGGAGTCGTCACTGTATCATAA
- the LOC116027662 gene encoding DPH4 homolog, which yields MILNGNAVHKSHYDILGVEEDANYEDIRAVYRSAILSFHPDKLHSTSDSSPSERETENRFLEIQKAWEILSDQRSRTIYDNELRSLRQDAATSEDIGVDDLKIEAAGDVLELSYPCRCGDFYVIDSLDLADIGCPLVRDGRKMFIETSKDLPASVVLPCGSCSLKVRLLISPNTRLELDDTDF from the coding sequence ATGATTTTGAATGGCAACGCTGTTCATAAATCCCACTATGACATCCTAGGTGTTGAGGAAGACGCAAACTATGAAGATATTCGTGCAGTTTATCGATCTGCCATCCTTAGTTTCCATCCCGATAAGCTGCACAGTACTTCGGACTCATCCCCTTCCGAGCGTGAGACAGAGAACAGGTTCTTAGAGATACAAAAGGCTTGGGAAATCCTTAGCGATCAAAGATCACGCACAATCTATGATAACGAGTTGCGTAGTTTGAGACAGGATGCAGCAACCTCTGAAGACATTGGCGTAGATGATCTCAAAATTGAAGCTGCCGGTGATGTTCTTGAGCTCTCTTACCCCTGTAGGTGTGGCGATTTCTACGTGATCGATTCTTTGGATTTGGCGGATATAGGGTGTCCATTGGTGAGGGATGGAAGAAAAATGTTTATAGAAACATCAAAAGATTTGCCAGCATCTGTTGTTCTTCCCTGTGGCTCCTGCTCTCTCAAAGTTCGATTATTGATAAGTCCAAACACCAGGCTTGAGTTAGATGATACAGATTTCTGA